The genomic DNA ATACGCCTCACTGCGTACGCCGCCGAGCGTCCCGAGGTCGCGCATTCCATCGGTCGCTGTCCAGAGGAAGGCGTGGGTTTCCCCGGAAGCCGTCACGCTGGAGCCCACGACCTGTCCGTTGTCATTGATCGCGTAGGCCCTACTGGAGTTGCCGCCGAGAGTCCCGAGATTCTGCATGCCGCCTACTTTGGTCCACAGGAAGGCCCGGTCCTCACCCGACGGGAGATCACTCCAGCCGACGACTTGGGTGAAGTTGTTGACTCCGAGCGCCTCACTGTCCGCTCCGCCGAGTGTGCCGAGGTCGGTGGCCTGCGTCACTTCGAACAGCTCGATTCCAATACCCTTCTTTCCCAGAAGGGTGATCACGACGACGTCGTACAGGGCGAACGAAGCGTCGCTTTCGATAGTGATGTTTGCGATGAGCTCCGTGGAGCTGACGAAGGTCGTCGAATTCGTCTTCACCTTCGTCACGGTTCCAGTCGTATCCCCGTTCAACGCCCACACTGCGCGCGAGCCTGGCTCGAACCCTGAGCCAAAAACCTGAACGCTCAGTGTGGTGGAGACAGCGGCGGAGGAAGGATTGGTCGATTTTACGGTCGGTCCTCCGCCCGCACCGCCCCGCGCGAGACGGAGATCGATTTTCGGCGCTGTCGGAACAGGATCGGTGCAGGCAAGCACGCAGACGGCGGCAAGCGCCGCGCTACGCCACTTCAATGATCGGTACGTCGAAAAACGTATCATTGCGCCATCCGGTTGATGAGCGTGTGACTTCTGTTGATGTAGTACGGACACCCGCCGGTCTTTGTGCGATCGTCGATTCTCCACAGCGTCGGCGACGGACGAGCGCCAGCAGACAGGAAAGCCTGCGCAGGGGTGGCACATAGGCTTCCCCGTGGAAGGACAGGAAAGTGCCTTTCAAGTGTGGTGGGGACGCGCTAGTCACTTTTTGCGGGCTGTTGACGAATTTCGTCCGCTCCGCCGATCTGGTACGCCGCCCAGTAGTAGGGACTTCCGAAGCGCTTGTCGCGTATGAGTTCCCGCTGCGCCGCGGCCAGTGCCTCAGGAGCGGCCATTCCAATGAGTCTCGAGTAGAAGCGGGCGGCGAATTCCGCGGCGCCGTCATCGCCGATTCGCCAGAGCGTCGCTGCTACCGATGAGGCGCCAGCATAAAGAAATGCCTGGGCCAGCGTGGCGTAATCCTCTCCCGCTGCGGATTGATTCGACTCGATCCCGAGCGCGGTCTCACAGCCGGACAGGAACACCAGTCGGGCGGCAAGACGAAGACCGAGCACCTCGTGTACTTCGAGGCGTCCATCGTCGTCCACGGCACCGGAGCCTCTCGCCATCTCGACCCGCGAGAACATCGGATTGCGCGGATTCATCACGCCGTGCGTGGCGATGTGGACGATCCCGCTCCGCTCTAAAGCGTTTCGCAGCTGACGCTCGGTCGCAGCCGCGCCTACGACGCTCGCTCCTCCGCGAATCGCCCGACTGAACGCGCGTGCTTCGCGCGCGGAGCCAGGCAGCTCGGAAGAGAACGGTGCAAATGCGAGTGGCTGCATCGCGACCGGCATGTCTCGCAACGATGGCGGCTTGCCGCGCAACACGGCAACCGCGGCGGCCGATGGCAGATGAGTCAGCGAGTAGTCCTCTATCAGGTACCGCCCCGCGGGTCCGTCCCTGAGCGCAGCGAAAGGCACATAAGCCAGCGCGCCATGAGGCACGATGATCAGTCTCCGCACATTCCTTAGAAGTCCCGTTCCTTCGGCCGGCCCGATCAGCGCTGAGCGTAGTCCGGCGAGCACGTCACCGCTTGTGCTCGCCGGGGTGGTCCGTTTCCCGAGAACATTTAGCGCGATCCTCACCCTTCGCTCGATGTCGGTTCGGCTGACGCCCTGGGACACGCTGCGGATGCTCGCTTTCGTAACGACGAACACCACCAGACGCTCCGGAGCAAGGAGAAACTCCACCAGCGCTTCGTCGGCGCCGAGTGCGCGCTGCACCTCGGTTGTGCTCACCGTTCTTGTCCCGAGCATCGCGCTGCCTGCCGCATCGCGTTCGGAAACGCGAACCATCAGCGCCTCATAAGACGAGCGCGCCGCTGACAACTCAGCAGTCAGCGAAATGGCCCGCGCGGCAGTTTCCGTGTGGCGCTCGGACGGCGGCGTCTCCTCGATCCCGTCAAGCAGGGAGATCAGAACATCTATGCGCCGGAGAATCGATTCGCCAGCGCCGAGTGCGCGGATAGTCGCGCCACCCGCGCCGCCATCACGACTCGTTGCGGCGGCGTTCTCCAGCAGCGATCGACTCCTTGCCGCGTCGGCAACCTCGAAGGCTTCGGACGTACGGCCCAGCCTTAGAAGAACATCGACAAGATCGGCGTAAGGAACGGACTTGTCGGCCAAGAACGATGTCCGCAGAAGTCCGGACCCGAATTTTCCGCGAACGCGTTCGACTGCGGCGATGGCTCGCCTGCCCTCGACTGCGGCTGAATCGAGCTGCGACAATCCGGCGTAGGCGCGCGCCATCATAGCCGATGCCGCCCACTCGGCGCGGTAACCCCCGGCCGACATGTCGGCTCGTGCGCCACGCAACGTCGCCAATACCTCACGAAAGGTGCCCGCGCGATCGGCGATCACTGCTTTCCCCAACGCCACTTCGGCTCTCGCGGTCCTCGCTCCGAGCGCCTTCGAAATTCGATCGGCGTCCTCAAGCCAGCCTCGCGCCACAGTCACCGATCCACCCGGTGACGAGTCCATGTCGGCGAGCAGAAGAAGATCGCGGATTTCCTGAAGGCGCGCGCCCGTTGAGCGATGGATCTCAAGAGCTGCCTTCGCGTTCGCCCGTGCCAGATCGCTCCGGCCAAGAAGGAGTTGAATCTCCGCCGAGCCGCGCAGGTTGGTGCCGCGCTCGACCTCGAGACCGACCTCGCGATTGATTGAGTTCGCTTCCCGGTAGAGCCGCAGCGCCTGCCTCAACCTTCCCGCCTCCCTGTGGAAGCCGGCGATTAGCTCGAGATTGCTGGCTTCTTCCTGCTTGAGCCCCTGGCGACGCGAGAGAGTCAGAGCGCTGTCCAGAGCGGCGAGCGCAAGGCGAGTCTCACCCATCCGGTCGTAGGCGGAGCCCATCTGTCCGAGAGTGTTCTGCTCTCCGGTGCGGTCGCCCACCGCACGCGACAGCAATCTCGCACGAATCAATCTGGGAATCGCGGAGCCCGGATCGCCTGTCTCGACGTCAAGCATCCCTATGTTCGTGAGCGCGCGTCCCTGAATGAGCGTGTCATTCAACAGCATGCCAGCGCGATAAGCCTCTTCGAATCCCACCCTGGCCCGCGCGAAATCGCCGAACTCGGCATGAACCAGTCCTACATTGTTCGCCGCCTTCGCGAGAGAGACCTGATCGCGGGCTGCACGAGCGACCTCAGTGGCCTTTTGATAAAGCAGAATCGCGTCACTCAATCTTCCCTCATTCCACGCCAGAAGACCCAGCGCGTTGTAGGATTTGAACAGATCTGAGGAAACCCCGTGCTGCTGCTTGAGCGCCAAAGCTCTTTCGCCAAGGGAACGCGACTCGGCGTAATTACCCAGGCGATACGCTGCCAAGCCCAGCCACGTGAGGATCCGCGCTTCACTCGGCGGATCAGCAACCGCGCGCGATTCAGCGAGCGCCAATGTCCAGACAGCACGCGCGCTGTCGATCGCGCCGCTTGAGTACGCCGACTCGCCACGCGCGACCATTGCGCCAAGCTGATTCCGTCGCGCGAGGTCAGAGGCGGTGAGAACCTTTGGTGTTACGGCACCGGCGACGGCGCGTTCACCCTTTGACTCGGAACAGCCGGATAGCACAGTTGCGACGATGACAGCTCCTGCCTGCCATCGAATCATCGTGAGATTCGGAAGCGGTGCGTACCGGTCGAAATTGTCCCACCCTCCGGATCGACCGCATCCACGTTCCATAGGTACTCGCGATTCGCATCGAGAGACACGTCAGCCGGAAGCGAGATGATCGTATCCTGTGTCTCGGCTAACCAGATCAGGCCGCCGCCGGCATCGGTAATCGAGAACCGATAGAGAGCTTCTGATCCGTCAGCCCGCCAGGTGAACACCGGGATACCTGTGACGCTCGCCTGGCCAGAGGGCGACACGATGCCCAGGTTGACGGCGCTGCCGGAACTCGCGCGGTTCGCCGCCCGAGTCGGTTCCTCACGTGCGCGCCATGACGACGAGGTTGGGAAAAACGCAATCGCAGCGGCGGCCGCCACGGCCGTGGGCACGATCCACTGCCATTGTCTCGATCGACCGCTGGCGAGGAGCCGGCGAGCCGACGAAATCTCGGTGCGACAGGTGCGACACTCAGCGATGTGCGCTTCGAGTGCGTGCCGGGCATCGGCCGCCAGACCGTTACCCAAATAGGCGGCGACCTCTTCACTTGACGGGTGCTCGGCCATCGCGTCTCCGTTGCCAGGCGAATTCACATCACTCACGATGTGAAACGGAAGGAGCTGGATCCGTGTGCGGTAGATTCTCCGCTGGACGATTCACGGAGCACCACTCGAAACGCCGTTTCGCCTGAGCGCGACCCTCAGCGTTGTAAGGACTTCGTCCAGTCTCCTATAGGCATGCCACCTCGACGGCATCTCGAGACTTCTGGCGACTTCCGGCATGCTGCAGCCATCCTCGAACCGAAGTCTGATAAGAAGGCGATCTCTCGGCTCCAGCGACGCGAGCGCCATCCCCAGCACCGCGTGCATCTGATCGGTGCGAAGTGCGTGCTCCACATCGAAGCCGTGATCATCCACCAGGTAGTCAAGATCTACCTTCGCGCTGATCAGATCGACCAGACGACGCCGTGCTGCTAGGTCGTCGTCCGAATGTGAGCCGTCGCCGTTATTGCGGCGACGCCCATAAATGTGTCGGTGATGATCTCTGCAAAGGCGCTGCGTCACCACGAGAAGCCATGTCGAGAATTCGCTGCGGCCGTCGGCAACGAAGGTGCGCAATCGCCTGAAATCGTCAGCGCGGAGTTGCTCGACGACGTATGCGTAGTGATCCATCGCGCGGTCGGGGTCGTCGCAGACGGAGCGAGCGACATGAAGAATCAACCGGCTGTAGCCCTGCAGAAACTCGGCCCAGTCGGCGTCTAGCGCGGCCGGGTCATTCGACTCCAGCAATCGGTGTAACGCTTCCGTCCGAGCATCGGCCATGCTGGGGAGACCCGCACAGGTTTCTTGCCCTGTTCATACGCAGACCGGCAGCCACGAACATAGGGTTGGGGTGATCGATCCGCAAACTGAAATCGCGAACGCGCACAAACTCAGTCCGCATTCCGTAACACAAAAGAACACACCGGCATCACGCAACAGGAGGCCGGTTGTCAAAGCCATCGTTAGCTCGTGCGCGACGATCACTTCCTTCATATCGTGGCCGAGGTGGCGAACCACCATGGAACGCGTTCCTGAGCGGAGATTGCGCAGAACGAAGCGCTCGTCATTGCCGGACAACATGTACACGCTTTCCACTGAGACACGCGCCCGCGTGAGCAGCGTACCGGCCGGAATAAGCGCGTCGCGACGAAAGTCTCTCGTTGAGTAAGGAGTCTTCAAAGAATCAAGTGTCAGCGTATTCCAAGCTTGGGCCTCGTCCAGACCGCAACCGTCATGTCACAGTCGGTGAGGCCGCGCACGAACGAGCTGGGTACAAACGCACCAGCACAGACTTCGATTGCCCCCCACCTCGGAAACCATGATGAAATCCTCGATTCCGCCCACGCCGGTTTCCACGTTTATGTTGTCGAGCCACGGCATACCGTCGACGAAATAGTTAATGCACCCGGTGCCCCAGGCGTGCGGCCGCCCGACCAGTTTCGCGCGACCGTAGCGATCGTAGGCGCGTCGCAGCATCGGGACGGAGCTGAAAGTTCGAAAAACTGAACCGCGCGCAGGTCCTTGATTTTCTCGGGCCCGATGAAGGCGCCCATTCCGGCCTTTTTTCGTCGCGAGAATCCGACGCGATCGAGCCCGGCATCGAGGCGCATCGCGGTCACGACGACTGTGTCGAGCGTCGGAACGAAGTTCGCGAGTCGCACTGTAAAGTCCTCAGGACTCTCTGAGCTGACGTCTAGAGGAATCTCCGTCGGCTCAAAACCGACGCGGCGAACATTGACCGTGCGCGTGCCCGGCCGCACACCGCGAAGGGCAAAGCGAGGAAGAATTTGATCACACGCCCGAAGAAAGAAGTCATCGTCAGCGGGTTTCGCATACGGCGGAAAATGTACTATCCGGACCGGTAGCCGCACGCGCAACTGGCCGGTGCAATTCACCGGCGCGAGCACACACCGCGGCAAGGGTCGGGGCTGCGCCTTTCCAGCCTATTACGACGTCGTTCGGAAGAAGCGCGTAGCGTCGCTCGAGCTCGGCGCGGTACCACTGCGCTGGAAGCAGTGGGATAACGACAACGGTGACGTCGCGCCTTAGTCCTTCGACTTCCTGCATGTACCAGACGGGATATGTCTCGTTGTCACCGCGGGCGAAAATCACCGCGCCTTTCGGAGCGGAGGTAAGAATTCGCGTCGCGGCGAGTCGCGCCTCAGATGCAACCGGCTCGCTGCGACGATTGACCGCGTTCCAGTTGAGGAACACCGGAAGGATCGCCACCAGCGCCCCGAGCGGGGCGAGTCGCGTCGTTACCGTGGCGCCTCGCATCAGCCGCACCGCTCCATAGCCGGCCCACATCCCCCAGCATATGAATGCCGGGGCAAAGAAATAATCTCTTTCCCGAGCCTCGTGAGGCGCGTTTGTCGGCAGAAATCCCGCGCCGTACGAGGGACCGGCCTTCAGATTCAGATAGATGATGACGCCGATTGTCGAGGTCGCGAAGAGTATCCACATCGCTCGCCAGCTGCGCCGGTCTGTTTTCCGGTGCTTCATGCACCCGACAACCCCGAGCACGGAGAAAAGAAACGTCATTGCCGTCCGTGCCAGGGACGGAGGCGGGTCCGGCGCGAGACTCAGGGCAGCCTGCCAGTCCCAGTACTCGACAAAATTTCCGAGCTGGATGAAAAGCGGCGCCTGCCTTGGCCAGAGCGGCGCGACCGAGTACTGCCGCCGCAGCACGACGTCGGCGAACGCAGTAAGCGTTGACGGATTCCCCTGATTCAGCGAGGGGTCATGCGGGGCGCGCACCAGCATGAACAACACGGCGGACGCGCCCAGCAGAGCCAGCACTATCAGGAGCGGCGACGCGCGCAGGAAATCGCGCAGCGGTCGCTTGGCCAGCGCGAGGTAAAGCGCCGCGGGCAGCGGAACCAGTGCCGTCAGGTGAAGCGCCCACGCGAGCCCGGTAACGTACGCGCCGAGGAAGAGCCAGCGCCGCTGTGACGTCTCCCCCGCCTCGTTGCCGATCCACAGGAGAATACAGCCTCCCAGCAGAGCTACGGCGTAAACCTCGGTC from Gemmatimonadaceae bacterium includes the following:
- a CDS encoding DUF2723 domain-containing protein, with the translated sequence MQRSLKKIRRHKAELATGATLLAVYLATLAPSVTLWDSGEFLSAIHSLGIPHPPGTPLYVLIANVWAKVWAPLFGFAYSVNMLSAVCTAAAFALLANLFVRWTGDRLVAFAGAVCAGAMSTVWLNANETEVYAVALLGGCILLWIGNEAGETSQRRWLFLGAYVTGLAWALHLTALVPLPAALYLALAKRPLRDFLRASPLLIVLALLGASAVLFMLVRAPHDPSLNQGNPSTLTAFADVVLRRQYSVAPLWPRQAPLFIQLGNFVEYWDWQAALSLAPDPPPSLARTAMTFLFSVLGVVGCMKHRKTDRRSWRAMWILFATSTIGVIIYLNLKAGPSYGAGFLPTNAPHEARERDYFFAPAFICWGMWAGYGAVRLMRGATVTTRLAPLGALVAILPVFLNWNAVNRRSEPVASEARLAATRILTSAPKGAVIFARGDNETYPVWYMQEVEGLRRDVTVVVIPLLPAQWYRAELERRYALLPNDVVIGWKGAAPTLAAVCARAGELHRPVARAATGPDSTFSAVCETR
- a CDS encoding sigma-70 family RNA polymerase sigma factor, producing the protein MLESNDPAALDADWAEFLQGYSRLILHVARSVCDDPDRAMDHYAYVVEQLRADDFRRLRTFVADGRSEFSTWLLVVTQRLCRDHHRHIYGRRRNNGDGSHSDDDLAARRRLVDLISAKVDLDYLVDDHGFDVEHALRTDQMHAVLGMALASLEPRDRLLIRLRFEDGCSMPEVARSLEMPSRWHAYRRLDEVLTTLRVALRRNGVSSGAP
- a CDS encoding CHAT domain-containing tetratricopeptide repeat protein: MIRWQAGAVIVATVLSGCSESKGERAVAGAVTPKVLTASDLARRNQLGAMVARGESAYSSGAIDSARAVWTLALAESRAVADPPSEARILTWLGLAAYRLGNYAESRSLGERALALKQQHGVSSDLFKSYNALGLLAWNEGRLSDAILLYQKATEVARAARDQVSLAKAANNVGLVHAEFGDFARARVGFEEAYRAGMLLNDTLIQGRALTNIGMLDVETGDPGSAIPRLIRARLLSRAVGDRTGEQNTLGQMGSAYDRMGETRLALAALDSALTLSRRQGLKQEEASNLELIAGFHREAGRLRQALRLYREANSINREVGLEVERGTNLRGSAEIQLLLGRSDLARANAKAALEIHRSTGARLQEIRDLLLLADMDSSPGGSVTVARGWLEDADRISKALGARTARAEVALGKAVIADRAGTFREVLATLRGARADMSAGGYRAEWAASAMMARAYAGLSQLDSAAVEGRRAIAAVERVRGKFGSGLLRTSFLADKSVPYADLVDVLLRLGRTSEAFEVADAARSRSLLENAAATSRDGGAGGATIRALGAGESILRRIDVLISLLDGIEETPPSERHTETAARAISLTAELSAARSSYEALMVRVSERDAAGSAMLGTRTVSTTEVQRALGADEALVEFLLAPERLVVFVVTKASIRSVSQGVSRTDIERRVRIALNVLGKRTTPASTSGDVLAGLRSALIGPAEGTGLLRNVRRLIIVPHGALAYVPFAALRDGPAGRYLIEDYSLTHLPSAAAVAVLRGKPPSLRDMPVAMQPLAFAPFSSELPGSAREARAFSRAIRGGASVVGAAATERQLRNALERSGIVHIATHGVMNPRNPMFSRVEMARGSGAVDDDGRLEVHEVLGLRLAARLVFLSGCETALGIESNQSAAGEDYATLAQAFLYAGASSVAATLWRIGDDGAAEFAARFYSRLIGMAAPEALAAAQRELIRDKRFGSPYYWAAYQIGGADEIRQQPAKSD
- a CDS encoding zf-HC2 domain-containing protein, translated to MAEHPSSEEVAAYLGNGLAADARHALEAHIAECRTCRTEISSARRLLASGRSRQWQWIVPTAVAAAAAIAFFPTSSSWRAREEPTRAANRASSGSAVNLGIVSPSGQASVTGIPVFTWRADGSEALYRFSITDAGGGLIWLAETQDTIISLPADVSLDANREYLWNVDAVDPEGGTISTGTHRFRISR